A genomic window from Bacteroidota bacterium includes:
- a CDS encoding sulfotransferase, translating into MSATGQEKVIFIVGNSRSGTTMMRRVLGNHPDIYMLEELHFFEQLWSTSDKTNAISKENAIQLASKLLFIQRDGYLSEMNTAKHRADAETIVQQINGPLYPHLILNGFLFFETQKNHKTIPCEKTPQDVFYIAEILELFPGAKVVNMVRDPRGVMLSQKRKWQRRKMGAGFMTKKEQRRLKINYHPITISKLWNSSIRAASKFIDHPKVHNMIFEGMVNESEKEIRALCKFLEIDFKPEMLLIPQVGSSNEADKPDAFGIKTERAGNWEKGGLNKGEIYFCQKYVAILCNSMVMK; encoded by the coding sequence GAAAAAGTTATTTTTATTGTTGGGAATTCCAGAAGTGGAACTACAATGATGCGACGTGTATTGGGAAATCATCCTGATATTTATATGTTGGAAGAATTACATTTTTTCGAACAACTATGGAGCACGTCAGATAAAACCAATGCCATTTCGAAAGAAAATGCCATTCAATTAGCTTCCAAATTATTATTTATACAACGCGATGGTTATTTGTCGGAAATGAATACGGCAAAACACCGCGCCGATGCAGAAACAATCGTTCAGCAAATCAACGGGCCATTATATCCGCATTTAATATTAAATGGTTTTTTGTTTTTTGAAACGCAAAAAAATCATAAAACAATTCCTTGCGAAAAAACACCTCAGGATGTATTTTATATTGCGGAAATTCTGGAATTATTTCCCGGTGCTAAAGTGGTGAATATGGTGCGTGACCCGCGTGGTGTTATGTTAAGCCAAAAACGTAAATGGCAGCGGCGCAAAATGGGAGCTGGTTTTATGACTAAAAAGGAACAGCGCCGATTGAAAATAAATTATCATCCAATCACCATTTCTAAATTGTGGAATTCCAGTATTCGTGCGGCTTCAAAATTCATCGATCATCCCAAAGTACATAATATGATTTTTGAAGGGATGGTAAATGAATCGGAAAAAGAAATTCGTGCACTTTGTAAGTTTCTGGAAATTGATTTTAAACCGGAAATGTTGTTAATTCCGCAAGTAGGTTCCAGCAATGAAGCTGATAAACCGGACGCATTCGGTATAAAAACTGAACGTGCAGGTAATTGGGAAAAAGGTGGTTTAAATAAAGGTGAAATTTATTTCTGCCAAAAATATGTGGCAATTTTATGCAACAGTATGGTTATGAAGTAA